The genome window CAATTAGAAAAGTCTATTTTAGAAATGTTAGAACCAATATTTGGTACAGGAAAAGTAAAGGCTACAGTAAATGCTGATTTAAGTTTTGATACAGCTGAAAAAACTGAAATAAAGATTGACCCTGATAAAGTTGCAATAAAGGAGACAAGGTCGAAAAATTCATCTAAATCTGCTACAAATAATGTTCAAGGTGTAGATGCTAACATGAACAACCAAGGAAATAACAATGGTACTAATACAGAAGATAGTTTAGATGAGAGTTTTGAGTATGAAACAGGTAAGATTGAAACTCATACTATAGTTGCGCCTGGAGAACTTAAAAGATTGACAGCTTCTGTCGCTATAGATGGAAAAATAGCTAAAGGTGTTCAAGCTGATGTAGAGGATATTGTTAATAATGCTATAGGTATGGATGGAGCGAGGGGAGATACTCTTAGTGTTGTTTCAATGGTATTTGACCCTGAAGGGAAGAAAGAAGCTAAACAAGAGCTAGAAGATATTAAAAAAGAAGGATTTAAAAAGAATATAATAAAAGCAGTTATTGGAGTAGTAGCAGTAGTAGCAGTTGGTGCTATTGGATACTTAATATATAAGAAGAGAAGTGAACAAGAAGATATGGATTATGAAGATGAAGATTATAGCCCTAAATCTGATTCTATTGATAGGAAAGATAATCCTCTATTAGGAGATGATCCAGAACTGACATTAGAGGAAGCTGTTAAAATGTATGCAGAAGAAAAGCCAGACCAAGTAACAGAGATAATAAAAACTTGGTTAAATGAGTAAGGGGGATAGAAAGTGTCCACGGAAATTACAAATGTTAATGCGTTTGACTTAAGTGATATAAGTGAAAGTGATAAGAATGAAAAGATAGAAGGTGAGGGTTTAAAAAAAGCTGCTGTACTATTAATGACATTAGGCCCAAGTGTGTCTAGTGATATAATAAAAAGCCTGCCTGATAAACAAGTTCAAAAAATAGGTTTGGAAATTGCAAATATTTCTTCAATAGCTTCAAAAGAAAGAAGAGAAATCTTAAAAGAGTTTGTAGAAATAAATAGAGCAAAAGATTATGTTATAGAAGGTGGGCTTGAATATGCAAGAGAGCTGTTAAGTAATGCTTTGGGAAACGCTAAAGCAAATAAATTACTTGAAGGTATATCAATAAATACGAGTACAAAGCCTTTTAAACATATTATAAAACTAGATGTAAAGAAGATATTAGAAATAATTAGAAATGAAAGTGCACAGACTATAGCCATTTTACTTGCACATATGGAACCTGAAAATGGGGCAGAGGTTTTAGCATATTTAGATCTTGATTTACAAAATGAGGTAGCTATGAGAATAAGTTCAATGGGTTCAATATCTCCAGAAGTGATAAAAGTAATTGAACATTCATTAGAAGCTAAATTACATTCAATGGGTAGTGATGATTTTAAGGATTATGGAGGGGTATCTACTTTAGTACAAATATTGATTAACTCTGATAGAAAAACAGAAAAGAATATTTTGAGAACTATTGAAGAAAAAGACCCAGCTTTAGCAGCACAAATTAAATCTCATATATTTATCTTTGAAGATATTGTCAAGCTGGATGATATAAGTATACAAAAAGTGCTAAAAGAAGTAACTATGAAAGATTTAGTATATGCCTTAAAAGGTGTGGATGATGCGATTTCAGATGCTATATATAGAAATCAATCTTCTAGGGCAGCAGATGCACTTAAAGAAGAGATGGAAATGGTTGGTGTTATAAAGGTTACACAGATTGAGGCTGCTCAACAAAAGATAGTAAATAGCGTAAGAAAACTTGAAAAAGAAGGTGCCATAACTATTGTAAGGAATTTTGGTGATGACTTTGTTGAATAATAAAATTATTAAAAGTAAAAAAGCATCGTATAAAGGAGTACTAGATTTAACCATAATAGATAAAGTTAGAGTGGGAGAATCAAACGTAAACAAAGATAATGACTGTAGATTTAGAGATGAGGTAATAAAAGAAGCTATAGAATCTGCTGAGATAAAAAAGAATGAGATATTAGAAGAAGCAAGAATAAATGCACAAAATATAGAAAAACAAGCGTATGAAAAAGGGTATAGTCAAGGTCAAAAAAATGGATATGAGGATGGATATAAAGAGTCATACAATGAATATACCCAAAAAGCTAAAGATGAAGCAGATTTTATAAAAAATCAGGCAAATTTAATCTTATTACAAGCTAATGAGAAGATGACTGATTACATAAAAGAGAAAAATAAAGAGATTATAAGACTTGCTATTAATATAGCTAGTTCTGTTCTAAAAAAGCACTTTGAAGATGAAGAATCTATGAGTGATTTATTAAAGCAAATCATTCAAGATTATGAAGGGAGTAGTTCATTCATAGTAAGATGTAATTCTTTCTATAAAGATAATATAGAGAAAGAATTTGAATTATTCAAAGAAGAAACATCATTAAAGTCAAGTGTATTTGTTATTGCAGATGATAGTATAGATAAAGGAAATGCTATCATCCAAAAGGAAAATGGAAGAATAATAGTTGGTATCGATTGTGCTATGGAAAAACTAAAAGAAGAATTGCTTGGTGAATAAAGTATGTATAAAACTGATATATATATAGACTTTGATAAAATAAATAAGAAAATAGAAAATTTAGAACTCACTATATCAGAAGGTAGAGTTAAAAAGATAATAGGGCTTACTGTAGAAGTTGAAGGGATAAAAGCTTTTGTTGGGGAGCTATGTGTTATATATAATCAAGTTAATAAACCGGTGAATTGTGAAGTAGTGGGTTTTAAAGATAAAGAAGTCATATTAATGGCGTTGGGAGAATTAACATTGATAGCGCCTGGTTGTAAAGTTATTTCTAAGGGGATACCTTTAAGTGTTATGTGTAGTGATAATTTACTAGGTAAAGTACTTGATGGTCTTGGAAATCCTATAGACAACTCAGACGTTGTTTTAGGAGATAGATACAACTTGAACAATGAACCTCCTGACCCAATGAAGAGAAAAAAGATACGAAATATAATGGAAACAGGTGTAAGAGCAATAGATGCATTTACTACTTGTGGTGAAGGGCAGAGAATAGGCATATTTGCAGGAAGTGGAGTAGGTAAGAGTACGACTCTAGGTATGATTGCTAGAAATGCAAAAGCAGATGTAAATGTAATTGCCCTTATTGGAGAAAGAGGGAGAGAAGTACTAGATTTTATTGATAAAGATTTAGGTGAAGAGGGAATGAAAAAATCTGTTGTTGTATGTGCAACATCAGATAAAGCCCCTTTGGTTAGGTTAAAAGGTGCTCTTACTGCTACTGCAATAGCAGAGTATTTTAGAGACCAGGATAAAAAAGTAATACTTATGATGGATTCAGTAACTAGATTTGCTATGGCACAAAGAGAAGTTGGTATAGCAATAGGAGAGCCACCAGCTCAAAAAGGATATACACCATCTGTATTTGCCATTTTGCCAAAACTTATGGAGAGAACCGGGACATCAGATAAAGGTTCTATAACTGCATTTTATACAGTACTAGTTGATGGAGATGACTTTAATGAGCCAATAGCAGATACCACAAGAGGGATACTTGATGGTCATATAGTTTTATCTAGAGATTTGGCAAATAAGAATCATTATCCGTCTATAGATGTATTGAATAGTTTAAGTAGGCTTATGAATGAGATTGCCTCAAAAGAAGATATAAAAATAGCATCACTTGCAAGAGATATGCTTGCTGAGTATAGAGAAGCAGAAGATTTGATAAATATAGGTGCATATGCTTCAGGTACAAATAAAAAAATAGATGAGGCAATTTATTATCATGAGCATATTATTAATTTTTTAAAACAAGGGATAAATGAAAAGAGTTCTTTTAATGAAACTATAAGTAGTTTGAGAAGCATCTTTGAATAAATAATTTAAAAAAATATTTGAATAGGTTGTGATGGAATTGGATAAAAATTTTAAGTTTAGATTACAGAAAGTTTTAGACTTAAAAATGAAAGACGAAGAAGAGATAAAAATGGAATTTGCTAAGATTCAACAAAAAAAAATAGATATAGAGACTAATTTAGAAAACTTAGAAAGTAATTATAGCAAATATTCTATAAGTAAAAATAACGATAGTATTCAAAATCAAAAAATAACTATTAACTATTTGTTAGCTTTAAATAACTCTATAATGGATTTATCAGAGGAGTTGGATAAGTCAACAAATGAACTTGAAAAAGCTAGAAAGCAGCTTATAGACAAACAGATAGAAAGAAAATCATTAGAAAAATTAAAAGAAAAAAAGTATGGACAGTACTATAAAGAAGCAAATTTAAAAGAACAAAACACTAATGATGAGTTTGCAAGTATGAGTTATTTGAGAAATAGACAAGTTCTATAAGAATGGTAGGAAGTGAGGATATTATTGTATGAAGATACAAGCAGATTCTTATAATATTATTAAAGATATTGGGGATAAAAAAAGTTCATCTAAGAATAAAAATATAAAAAATAATAAATTTGAAGATAATCTATATAAGGCAACAGACAATAAAAACGTTAAAGATAGAAGAGAAACAAGCAAGCAAAATGTCAGTTCAAATAAACCGGAAAATAGTGATAATGAATGTCATTTAGATGAAGATAAAAGTAATCACTTAGAGGATGAAAGTACATATGAAAAAGATTGCAGTAAGAATAATGATATTTTACAACAATTATTGAATCTTTTAAAAAATAATGATAAAAAAGATAAAGATATAAACTCTATATTGGATAATATAGAAAAACTAAACATATCAGATGAATTAAAACAAGAACTTAAACTTTATAAGAATATATTGAATAAGATTGCAAATCAAAATTCAGAGCTAAATAAGGCTAATATGAATAATTCTGATGACATGCAAAATTTAGACATAATGAAGTTGAGAGAACTTTTAGATAATAATGCTAACGAAAATTTTGAAGTAATTAGTAAAACTACAGAAAATGATACTAAAAGTATAGATTTGTATAATTTTGATAGCAATAGAATGGACAATCTTAACTCAAATAAGCAAAGAGATGATAGTTCTAATATTTTGGAAAAACTAGCAGGAGTCAATGGAAATAAGAGCGGGAATTTTGGTCAAGCAATAAATAAAAGTGTTGATATTAATAAAATTAAAAATGATAATGTCAATTTAAAACAGATAGAATCAAATGTAATGGACGATTCTATAAGAGCCATTAAACATATGAAAACAAATGATATACAAGAATTGACAATTAAATTAAGACCAAAAGAATTAGGAGATATGAACATACAATTGCTAAAAGATGGTGAAAGTATGAGAGCTGTTGTGACTGTTTTCAACAAAGATGTATTTGACTCTATAAATAAGAATATAACAGATTTAAAGCAACACCTTGAACTTACAAATGTAAATATAAAGGATGTATCAGTGCAAATGCATAGTGATAATAGAAGTACATCTGATACTTTTGATAAAGCATTTGAACAACAGAATAGACAAAATAAGCAAGAAAATATGAATAAGCAAGGTACAAATAATAAGCATAACAATATCGTTATAGAAGATGAGATTAAAGAAAATATTATTGATGATGATAGAGTAGATTTATTAGCTTAAGTAAGGAGGAAATATTGTATGTACGGAGTAGCAACAGCATTCGCAGGTACTCAAGGAAACTATAGGTCAAATAACTTAAGTCAACTTGAAAGAAATATTAATGATATTGCTAATAAACAAGTTAGAAGTAAAGGGAATCAGACAGTAACAGATAATGGGACTCCAATTATTGGACAAGGTGATGATGCTGATAAAGACTTGTTTATGAAGATACTTGTAGCACAGATGGGTAATCAAGACCCAATGAATCCACAAGACCCAACAGAGTATGTATCACAATTAGCACAGTTTGCAACTTTAGAAAAGATGTCAGCTATAAATGATAAGCTAGATGTACTTTTAGCCTTAAGTAACTCCACTCTAATAAACTCCACTTTGAGTATGGCAACATCACTAATTGGCAAAGAAGTAGAAGTATCTGGAGAAGAGGAAGAAGATGAAAACATTGTAGGTGTAGTAAAGTCTACATACATAAAAGATGGAGAGGTACACTTAGAATTAAAGGTAGATGGAAATGATGAAACTGTAGATGTTAAATATGAAAAATTACTTAAAATAGGAGAAGTAAACACAACTTCAGATGAAGAAGAAAGTTCTCCAGAAGAAGCATAATATTAAACTAGAAAAGAGGTATATTTATGATAAAAGCAATGTATTCAGGTGTAAGTGGCATGAAAGCAAATCAAACAAAGCTAGATGTAATAGGTAACAATGTAGCAAATGCAGGGACTACTTCTTTTAAGAAAAGTTCTGCTAGAATATCAGATTCATTTTATCAAACTATGCTATATGCAAGTGCCCCAACAGCTGCATTAGGGGGAACAAACTTAGGACAAGTAGGTGTAGGTAGTAAGATATCAAGCATAAATAAAGACATGACACAAGGAAATGTACAAGCAACTAATAGACGATCAGATTTAATGATAGATGGAGATGGGTATTTTCCAGTGGTAAGGCAAGGTACAGTTATGTATACAAGAGATGGGTCTTTTAACTTAGATACAGGATTTACAGCAAAAGATGGTGCTTTGAAGGATATTAAGGGTGGAAGACTTACAAATGGTGAGGGGTATATGTTACAAGGTGAGATTTATGATGGTAAGTATGATGATGCTACAGGTAACTTTACTCCGGTTGGTGATGCAAAAGGAAAAGAACCTATTGTAATACCACTTCAAAATATAGCTCCAGATGGTACTGTTCAAAACGTCTTAGAATACACTATCTCGAAAGATGGTACTGTAGAGTTTTTATTAAGTAATGGTCAGAGAACTCAGTTTATATATGAAGTTCCTGATGATGCTAAAGTAGGAGATAAACCTGGAACAGATACATCAAAAGGAACTATTCAAAAAGTACAAATATATGCATTCCAAAATCCAGCAGGGTTAGATGCAGCTGGAGGAAACTTATTCAAACCGTCAGCAAACTCAGGAGACCCACAAATAGCAGGAGCTACAGGAACAATAGTACAAGGAGCTATAGAAGCTTCAAATGTAGATATAGCAGAAGAATTTACAGAAATGATAATAGCAAGTAGGTCTTTCCAAGCAAACAGTAAAGTAATATCGACGTCAGATGAGATACTTCAAGAAATAATAAATCTTAAGAGATAGTAGGTACATATTATGATAAGAGTAACAGATTTAAACGGAAGAAGCTACATATTAAATTCAGATCTTATTGTGAGAATTGACTCTGTGCCAGAAAGTAGAATCCTCCTTACAACAGGAGAAAAAAATCTTGTAAAAGAGTCAGTAGATGAGATAGTAGATAAAGTAATAAAATATAAAAGAAAAATAAATGTAGGTTATATTAGGAGCGAAAAATAATGAAAAAAACAGATTCACTGACATTTATTGGACTAATATTATCTACAGTATTAGTTCTAGTTGGTGCCGCAAAAGGAAGTAGTTCAGGTTTAAAGAATTTTTATGATTTTTCATCAATATTAATTACAGTGCTTGGGTCATTTGGAGCGCTAATGATTACATTTACTATAGATGATATAAAACTTATGAAAAATGCATTACAGTACTCATTTAAAACAATGAGTATATCAAAATTAGATTTATTGGAACAATTTAAAACACTTTCTAAAAAAGCTAGAAAAGAAGGTCTTTTATCAATAGAAAACGATGTAATGGAAATAGAAGACCCATTTATGAAGAAAGGATTAGAGTTATGTATTGATGGTCTGGAAATCAATGAGATAAGGTCCATCTTAGAACTAGAAATAGACTCTGTTGAAGATACAAATAACAGATACTCTAAACTATTTAAAACTTGGGGTACTTTTGCACCTGCATTTGGGATGTTGGGTACGCTAATAGGTCTTATACAAATGCTAGCTGACCTTACATCTCCAGATTTAATAGCATCTGGTATGGGAAAGGCATTAATTACGACATTTTATGGTTCTTTACTTGCCAATATCGCTTTAAACCCAATTGCATATAATATAGATGCAAAGAGCGAAAAAGAAATTTACGTAAAGGAAATGATGCTAGAAGGCATAATAAGCATACAATCTGGAGAAAGCAGTATAGTAGTTGAGGAGCGTTTAGCAACATACCTTTCAAGCAACGAGAGACTAGAAATTATGACATCCAATAAAAATACAGAAAGAGCAATGAGCAATGGCGCGTAAAAAAAATAAGAAAAAGGATGAGATAAATCCAGATGCATGGTTAGCTACTTATTCAGATACAATAACACTAATTCTTACATTTTTCGTATTATTGTATGCAACATCAGTTGTAGATATGGAAAAATTCAAAAATATAGCAGATGCGTTAAAAGGTCAATTTTCTGGGATGAGTATGTTTAGTACAGGTTCAAGTACAAGTGAAAAATCTCCAATAGATAGTGTTTTGGTAGATAAAAATGATAAGTCAAATTTAGAACAGGATTTAAAAGATAAGGTTAATAATTCTAACTTACAAAATAGTGTAACAGTTAAAGATGATAGTAGAGGGGTTTTACTAGAGCTAGATGATTCAATTTTATTTGACTCTGGGATTTCTGAGTTAAAAGTCAATAGTAAAGCTACTCTCAATAAAGTATATGACATGATAAAAATGATGAAAAATAAGATAGTTATAGAAGGCCATACTGATAATGTACCTGTAAAATCAAGTACACATGAATCCAATTGGGATTTATCTTCTAGTAGAGCAGTAAGTGTTGTAAGATACTTTGTAGAAGAAAAGGGCATGGACCCTAAGCTATTTTCGGCAACAGGATGTGGAGAGTATCAACCTTTGGTATCAAATGAAACAGCAAAGGGAAGAGCTGAGAATAGAAGAGTTAATATACTTATAACTATTGACTAGGAGGAAGAGGTTTGTTCAAAAATAAAAAAATTATTATAATTATTTTGATACTGATTATTCTCTCAGCAGGAGCAGGGTTTTTTATATTAGGTGAAGGTGGAAATAAACAAGTTAACAAGATTATGAGTTTGTTTATTCCAACAGGAAAAGTTAAAGATGAAGTAAAGACAGAAAATCTTGACTTAGAAGAAATGATACTTAAACTAGCTGATGAAGGTGTAAGATATCTAAAAGTATCAATAACTGTATCTTATGATTCTTCATATAAAGATATAGAAAAAAATACACCTTTAATTAGGGATAATATCATAAATTGCTTTATGGCAAAAAGAGCAGATGATTTTACTGCTGAAAATTTAAATAACATAAAAGAAGAAATAAAAAATATATTAAATACACGCCTAGGTGAAAATGTAATTCAAAGTATATATTTCACAAATATAGTAGTGCAATAAAAGGATGGTAAGACATGGTACTTTATTTATTAAAGATATTAATATGTATCCCAATAATTTTAATATTGATAGTCTTATCTTTAAAAATTAGCCAAGGAACTTTATTAAAAAAATACAATGATAAGTATGTAAAAATATTAGATATTGTAAGTATAAGTAAAAACAATAGCATAATAATTTTAAAAATGGGTGAAGAAGGATGCATTATGGCATCTTCTTCCTCTAGTATGAATAAAATAAAAGACTTAACCAAAGAAGAAATATCAAAAATAGAAGACGACATTAAAGAAAGAAATTTTAAAATTCAAGATTTTAAAATGGAAAGAATCAAAATGAAATATGATTTCAGTAGATATATTGGAAAATTTACAAAAAAGGAAGATAAGTAAATGGAACTATTATCAGAATTACCTTTGGCTGATGTACCATATACAAGTTCAATGCAATTGTTTTTATTTCTAACTGCATTAATGTTTTTACCATTTGTAATGTTCATGATGACAAGCTTTGTCAGAATAGTTATAAGTTTATCGTTTTTAAAATCAGCATTAGGAGCACAGCAAGCAATTCCAAGTCAAATTTTGGTAGGGCTTGCAATAGTATTGACAATATTTATAATGAGACCAGTATTAAATGAGATAAACGAAAAGGCATTACAACCATATATGAAAGAAGAAGTCACTATGGAAGAAGCTATGAAGGAAGCAGAAGGACCTATTAAAGAGTTTTTATTAAAGCAAACTAGACAGACAGACTTAGATTTATTTGTAGAGCAAGCTGGTTTAAAAGAAAAGAAACTAACTCGTGAAAATATACCATTATCTGTTGTAGTTCCAGCATTTGCTATAAGTGAACTAAAAACTGCTTTTCAAATAGGATTTTTAATATATATACCATTTTTGATAATAGACCTTGTTGTGGCAAGTGTTTTGATGTCTATGGGTATGTTTATGTTGCCTCCAGTCATGATATCATTACCATTTAAGTTATTATTATTTGTAATGGTAGATGGATGGAACTTGATAGTAAAAACATTGATATTGGGGTTTAGATAGGAGAAAAATAGCATGAGTGAATTTATGATAATGAGTGTTCTTAAAAATGGTATGTTTACAGGGGCTATGATTGCAGCTCCAGTACTCATTGTTTCTCTTGTAGTTGGGCTTTTAATAAGCGTGTTTCAAGCTACAACTCAAATTCAAGAGCAAACATTGACATTTGTACCAAAGCTAATAGCAATTCTCTTAGTAGTAGCTATCGGTGGAAGCTGGATGTTACATACTCTTACTGGCTTTACTTCTGAGATATTCAATATGATATCTCTTATAACTAAATAAGTAGGATATATATGATTTTTGTATTTATTAGAATAGTAGCATTCTTTGGAACACTAAGAATACTATTTCCAGCTGGAACACCTGCTTTATTTAAGTCACTCTTTGCAATCATTATATCAATATTGATTTCAAGTACTATGCAAATTGAATATGCAACAAATATAGACAACATTATATTGTTTACGTTATATGGTATAAACGAGACTATAACAGGGATTATACTTGGATATATAACCAATCTATGTTTTTATAGTATCAGAATGGCAGGTTCTATGATGGACCAACAGATGGGATTATCAATGATTAATATGTTTGACCCAAACTCACTAACTCAAACGACTTTAATTGATAATCTTATGAACTGGACAGCACTTATGATATTTTTTAGCATGGATGGTCATCATGTTTTAATTCGAGGTATAAGGTATAGTTTTGAGTTAATTCCAATAGGAAAATCATTTGTAGATAATAATATAGATTATATAATAAACATATTTGTACAGTGCTTTTTAACTGGATTTAAAATAGCAATACCTATTGTACTTTGTCTACTTATGGCAGATTTTATCTTAGGGCTTATATCGAGAAGTGTGCCTCAACTAAATGTAATGATAGT of Clostridioides sp. ES-S-0054-01 contains these proteins:
- a CDS encoding OmpA family protein produces the protein MARKKNKKKDEINPDAWLATYSDTITLILTFFVLLYATSVVDMEKFKNIADALKGQFSGMSMFSTGSSTSEKSPIDSVLVDKNDKSNLEQDLKDKVNNSNLQNSVTVKDDSRGVLLELDDSILFDSGISELKVNSKATLNKVYDMIKMMKNKIVIEGHTDNVPVKSSTHESNWDLSSSRAVSVVRYFVEEKGMDPKLFSATGCGEYQPLVSNETAKGRAENRRVNILITID
- a CDS encoding flagellar biosynthesis protein FlgD; its protein translation is MYGVATAFAGTQGNYRSNNLSQLERNINDIANKQVRSKGNQTVTDNGTPIIGQGDDADKDLFMKILVAQMGNQDPMNPQDPTEYVSQLAQFATLEKMSAINDKLDVLLALSNSTLINSTLSMATSLIGKEVEVSGEEEEDENIVGVVKSTYIKDGEVHLELKVDGNDETVDVKYEKLLKIGEVNTTSDEEESSPEEA
- a CDS encoding flagellar FlbD family protein; translation: MIRVTDLNGRSYILNSDLIVRIDSVPESRILLTTGEKNLVKESVDEIVDKVIKYKRKINVGYIRSEK
- a CDS encoding flagellar hook-basal body complex protein translates to MIKAMYSGVSGMKANQTKLDVIGNNVANAGTTSFKKSSARISDSFYQTMLYASAPTAALGGTNLGQVGVGSKISSINKDMTQGNVQATNRRSDLMIDGDGYFPVVRQGTVMYTRDGSFNLDTGFTAKDGALKDIKGGRLTNGEGYMLQGEIYDGKYDDATGNFTPVGDAKGKEPIVIPLQNIAPDGTVQNVLEYTISKDGTVEFLLSNGQRTQFIYEVPDDAKVGDKPGTDTSKGTIQKVQIYAFQNPAGLDAAGGNLFKPSANSGDPQIAGATGTIVQGAIEASNVDIAEEFTEMIIASRSFQANSKVISTSDEILQEIINLKR
- the fliF gene encoding flagellar M-ring protein FliF, yielding MIASFKNKIKEQVAKSRTKISSLKKGTKVALGIGIVAICLALVFTAISASKNKYAVLFSELDAQDAADISAELESKKIDTKVKGSTIYVPRTEVDKLRLELAPSLTGGSKGFALMDDKSSIGLTDEEFQIKKQRMIQGEIEKTIKSFPQVEDTRVHITFGESSVFEKEAVPGSAAVYLMLKPGTTLEKNQIKSVMALISGSVTNIPEKNVQVIDNKMNLLSEGILDDEEVDENNQPINGGISVDKNKASEQALNKQLEKSILEMLEPIFGTGKVKATVNADLSFDTAEKTEIKIDPDKVAIKETRSKNSSKSATNNVQGVDANMNNQGNNNGTNTEDSLDESFEYETGKIETHTIVAPGELKRLTASVAIDGKIAKGVQADVEDIVNNAIGMDGARGDTLSVVSMVFDPEGKKEAKQELEDIKKEGFKKNIIKAVIGVVAVVAVGAIGYLIYKKRSEQEDMDYEDEDYSPKSDSIDRKDNPLLGDDPELTLEEAVKMYAEEKPDQVTEIIKTWLNE
- the fliG gene encoding flagellar motor switch protein FliG encodes the protein MSTEITNVNAFDLSDISESDKNEKIEGEGLKKAAVLLMTLGPSVSSDIIKSLPDKQVQKIGLEIANISSIASKERREILKEFVEINRAKDYVIEGGLEYARELLSNALGNAKANKLLEGISINTSTKPFKHIIKLDVKKILEIIRNESAQTIAILLAHMEPENGAEVLAYLDLDLQNEVAMRISSMGSISPEVIKVIEHSLEAKLHSMGSDDFKDYGGVSTLVQILINSDRKTEKNILRTIEEKDPALAAQIKSHIFIFEDIVKLDDISIQKVLKEVTMKDLVYALKGVDDAISDAIYRNQSSRAADALKEEMEMVGVIKVTQIEAAQQKIVNSVRKLEKEGAITIVRNFGDDFVE
- a CDS encoding FliO/MopB family protein, coding for MVLYLLKILICIPIILILIVLSLKISQGTLLKKYNDKYVKILDIVSISKNNSIIILKMGEEGCIMASSSSSMNKIKDLTKEEISKIEDDIKERNFKIQDFKMERIKMKYDFSRYIGKFTKKEDK
- a CDS encoding flagellar basal body-associated FliL family protein is translated as MFKNKKIIIIILILIILSAGAGFFILGEGGNKQVNKIMSLFIPTGKVKDEVKTENLDLEEMILKLADEGVRYLKVSITVSYDSSYKDIEKNTPLIRDNIINCFMAKRADDFTAENLNNIKEEIKNILNTRLGENVIQSIYFTNIVVQ
- a CDS encoding flagellar hook-length control protein FliK, translated to MKIQADSYNIIKDIGDKKSSSKNKNIKNNKFEDNLYKATDNKNVKDRRETSKQNVSSNKPENSDNECHLDEDKSNHLEDESTYEKDCSKNNDILQQLLNLLKNNDKKDKDINSILDNIEKLNISDELKQELKLYKNILNKIANQNSELNKANMNNSDDMQNLDIMKLRELLDNNANENFEVISKTTENDTKSIDLYNFDSNRMDNLNSNKQRDDSSNILEKLAGVNGNKSGNFGQAINKSVDINKIKNDNVNLKQIESNVMDDSIRAIKHMKTNDIQELTIKLRPKELGDMNIQLLKDGESMRAVVTVFNKDVFDSINKNITDLKQHLELTNVNIKDVSVQMHSDNRSTSDTFDKAFEQQNRQNKQENMNKQGTNNKHNNIVIEDEIKENIIDDDRVDLLA
- a CDS encoding flagellar assembly protein FliH gives rise to the protein MTLLNNKIIKSKKASYKGVLDLTIIDKVRVGESNVNKDNDCRFRDEVIKEAIESAEIKKNEILEEARINAQNIEKQAYEKGYSQGQKNGYEDGYKESYNEYTQKAKDEADFIKNQANLILLQANEKMTDYIKEKNKEIIRLAINIASSVLKKHFEDEESMSDLLKQIIQDYEGSSSFIVRCNSFYKDNIEKEFELFKEETSLKSSVFVIADDSIDKGNAIIQKENGRIIVGIDCAMEKLKEELLGE
- the fliJ gene encoding flagellar export protein FliJ, with the protein product MELDKNFKFRLQKVLDLKMKDEEEIKMEFAKIQQKKIDIETNLENLESNYSKYSISKNNDSIQNQKITINYLLALNNSIMDLSEELDKSTNELEKARKQLIDKQIERKSLEKLKEKKYGQYYKEANLKEQNTNDEFASMSYLRNRQVL
- a CDS encoding MotA/TolQ/ExbB proton channel family protein; translation: MKKTDSLTFIGLILSTVLVLVGAAKGSSSGLKNFYDFSSILITVLGSFGALMITFTIDDIKLMKNALQYSFKTMSISKLDLLEQFKTLSKKARKEGLLSIENDVMEIEDPFMKKGLELCIDGLEINEIRSILELEIDSVEDTNNRYSKLFKTWGTFAPAFGMLGTLIGLIQMLADLTSPDLIASGMGKALITTFYGSLLANIALNPIAYNIDAKSEKEIYVKEMMLEGIISIQSGESSIVVEERLATYLSSNERLEIMTSNKNTERAMSNGA
- the fliI gene encoding flagellar protein export ATPase FliI, with the protein product MYKTDIYIDFDKINKKIENLELTISEGRVKKIIGLTVEVEGIKAFVGELCVIYNQVNKPVNCEVVGFKDKEVILMALGELTLIAPGCKVISKGIPLSVMCSDNLLGKVLDGLGNPIDNSDVVLGDRYNLNNEPPDPMKRKKIRNIMETGVRAIDAFTTCGEGQRIGIFAGSGVGKSTTLGMIARNAKADVNVIALIGERGREVLDFIDKDLGEEGMKKSVVVCATSDKAPLVRLKGALTATAIAEYFRDQDKKVILMMDSVTRFAMAQREVGIAIGEPPAQKGYTPSVFAILPKLMERTGTSDKGSITAFYTVLVDGDDFNEPIADTTRGILDGHIVLSRDLANKNHYPSIDVLNSLSRLMNEIASKEDIKIASLARDMLAEYREAEDLINIGAYASGTNKKIDEAIYYHEHIINFLKQGINEKSSFNETISSLRSIFE